A genomic window from Cricetulus griseus strain 17A/GY chromosome 4, alternate assembly CriGri-PICRH-1.0, whole genome shotgun sequence includes:
- the LOC100769218 gene encoding zinc finger protein 420 isoform X1, protein MVLVSFEDIAVDFTWEEWQDLDAAQRTLYRDVMLENYSSLVSLGHCMTKPELIFNLERGLGPWSTADASVWNLSGVNKMSSLVEAGQKNGGRHFWQIEINSNTSNEELVEAELKIHEEIHRGTKSYECEVCLEAFYLKSQYSTNQRYHTCENPYECKECRQAFYSKSTFSQYRRLERGEKPHACIECGKTFYCKSHLTVHQRTHTGEKPYECKECSKAFYSKSQLNVHLRIHTGEKPYECKDCRKAFYRNSDLTVHQRTHTGEKPYECKVCRKAFYCNSQLTVHHRTHTGEKPYECQVCNKAFYCKSQLAVHHRTHTGEKPYECKECRKAFQCRSDLTRHRRTHTGERPYECNECRKAFYRKSDLTVHQRTHTGEKPYECKECRKAFYCNSQLTVHQRHHTGEKPYECKDCGKAFQCKYELTRHQRTHTGEKPYVCLECKKAFYTKSDLTRHLKTHAGDKP, encoded by the exons GGCACTGTATGACCAAGCCTGAGTTGATCTTCAACTTAGAACGTGGACTTGGGCCCTGGAGCACAGCAGATGCCTCAGTCTGGAACCTCTCAG gtGTCAACAAAATGAGTAGCCTGGTTGAGGCTGGCCAGAAAAATGGAGGTAGACATTTCTGGCAAATTGAAATCAACAGCAATACTTCAAACGAAGAACTCGTTGAA GCGGAACTAAAGATTCATGAAGAAATCCACCGAGGGACAAAATCCTATGAATGTGAAGTATGTTTGGAAGCATTTTACCTGAAGTCACAGTATAGCACAAATCAGAGATATCACACATGTGAGAATCCGTATGAATGTAAGGAATGTAGACAAGCTTTCTACTCTAAGTCTACCTTCAGTCAATATCGGAGGCTCGAGAGAGGTGAGAAACCCCATGCGTGTATAGAATGTGGCAAAACCTTCTACTGCAAGTCACACCTCACTGTACATCAGAGAACTCACACAGGTGAGAAGCCTTACGAATGTAAAGAATGCAGCAAAGCATTCTACAGCAAGTCACAGCTCAATGTCCATCTGAGAATTCATACAGgggagaaaccttatgaatgcaaAGACTGCAGGAAAGCTTTCTACCGAAATTCTGACCTCACTGTACATCAGAGAACTCACACAGGtgagaagccctatgaatgtaaagTGTGCAGGAAAGCATTCTACTGCAACTCACAGCTCACTGTACATCACAGGACTCACACAGGcgagaagccctatgaatgtcAAGTATGCAATAAAGCATTCTACTGCAAGTCACAACTTGCTGTGCATCACAGGACTCACACAGGTGAGAAGCCTTATGAATGTAAAGAATGCAGGAAGGCATTCCAGTGCAGGTCGGACCTCACTCGACATCGGAGAACTCATACTGGTGAGAGACCATATGAATGTAACGAGTGCAGGAAAGCCTTCTATCGCAAGTCAGACCTCACTGTACATCAGAGGACTCACACAGGtgagaagccctatgaatgtaaagAATGCAGGAAAGCATTCTACTGCAACTCACAGCTCACTGTACATCAAAGACATCACACAGGtgagaagccctatgaatgtaaagACTGTGGGAAAGCCTTTCAGTGCAAATATGAACTCACTCGACATCAGAGAACACATACAGGTGAGAAGCCTTATGTATGTCTAGAATGCAAGAAAGCTTTCTACACCAAGTCAGATCTCACTCGACATCTGAAAACACATGCAGGTGACAAACCCTGA
- the LOC100769218 gene encoding zinc finger protein 39 isoform X3: MTKPELIFNLERGLGPWSTADASVWNLSGVNKMSSLVEAGQKNGGRHFWQIEINSNTSNEELVEAELKIHEEIHRGTKSYECEVCLEAFYLKSQYSTNQRYHTCENPYECKECRQAFYSKSTFSQYRRLERGEKPHACIECGKTFYCKSHLTVHQRTHTGEKPYECKECSKAFYSKSQLNVHLRIHTGEKPYECKDCRKAFYRNSDLTVHQRTHTGEKPYECKVCRKAFYCNSQLTVHHRTHTGEKPYECQVCNKAFYCKSQLAVHHRTHTGEKPYECKECRKAFQCRSDLTRHRRTHTGERPYECNECRKAFYRKSDLTVHQRTHTGEKPYECKECRKAFYCNSQLTVHQRHHTGEKPYECKDCGKAFQCKYELTRHQRTHTGEKPYVCLECKKAFYTKSDLTRHLKTHAGDKP, from the exons ATGACCAAGCCTGAGTTGATCTTCAACTTAGAACGTGGACTTGGGCCCTGGAGCACAGCAGATGCCTCAGTCTGGAACCTCTCAG gtGTCAACAAAATGAGTAGCCTGGTTGAGGCTGGCCAGAAAAATGGAGGTAGACATTTCTGGCAAATTGAAATCAACAGCAATACTTCAAACGAAGAACTCGTTGAA GCGGAACTAAAGATTCATGAAGAAATCCACCGAGGGACAAAATCCTATGAATGTGAAGTATGTTTGGAAGCATTTTACCTGAAGTCACAGTATAGCACAAATCAGAGATATCACACATGTGAGAATCCGTATGAATGTAAGGAATGTAGACAAGCTTTCTACTCTAAGTCTACCTTCAGTCAATATCGGAGGCTCGAGAGAGGTGAGAAACCCCATGCGTGTATAGAATGTGGCAAAACCTTCTACTGCAAGTCACACCTCACTGTACATCAGAGAACTCACACAGGTGAGAAGCCTTACGAATGTAAAGAATGCAGCAAAGCATTCTACAGCAAGTCACAGCTCAATGTCCATCTGAGAATTCATACAGgggagaaaccttatgaatgcaaAGACTGCAGGAAAGCTTTCTACCGAAATTCTGACCTCACTGTACATCAGAGAACTCACACAGGtgagaagccctatgaatgtaaagTGTGCAGGAAAGCATTCTACTGCAACTCACAGCTCACTGTACATCACAGGACTCACACAGGcgagaagccctatgaatgtcAAGTATGCAATAAAGCATTCTACTGCAAGTCACAACTTGCTGTGCATCACAGGACTCACACAGGTGAGAAGCCTTATGAATGTAAAGAATGCAGGAAGGCATTCCAGTGCAGGTCGGACCTCACTCGACATCGGAGAACTCATACTGGTGAGAGACCATATGAATGTAACGAGTGCAGGAAAGCCTTCTATCGCAAGTCAGACCTCACTGTACATCAGAGGACTCACACAGGtgagaagccctatgaatgtaaagAATGCAGGAAAGCATTCTACTGCAACTCACAGCTCACTGTACATCAAAGACATCACACAGGtgagaagccctatgaatgtaaagACTGTGGGAAAGCCTTTCAGTGCAAATATGAACTCACTCGACATCAGAGAACACATACAGGTGAGAAGCCTTATGTATGTCTAGAATGCAAGAAAGCTTTCTACACCAAGTCAGATCTCACTCGACATCTGAAAACACATGCAGGTGACAAACCCTGA
- the LOC100769218 gene encoding zinc finger protein 39 isoform X2 codes for MLGHCMTKPELIFNLERGLGPWSTADASVWNLSGVNKMSSLVEAGQKNGGRHFWQIEINSNTSNEELVEAELKIHEEIHRGTKSYECEVCLEAFYLKSQYSTNQRYHTCENPYECKECRQAFYSKSTFSQYRRLERGEKPHACIECGKTFYCKSHLTVHQRTHTGEKPYECKECSKAFYSKSQLNVHLRIHTGEKPYECKDCRKAFYRNSDLTVHQRTHTGEKPYECKVCRKAFYCNSQLTVHHRTHTGEKPYECQVCNKAFYCKSQLAVHHRTHTGEKPYECKECRKAFQCRSDLTRHRRTHTGERPYECNECRKAFYRKSDLTVHQRTHTGEKPYECKECRKAFYCNSQLTVHQRHHTGEKPYECKDCGKAFQCKYELTRHQRTHTGEKPYVCLECKKAFYTKSDLTRHLKTHAGDKP; via the exons GGCACTGTATGACCAAGCCTGAGTTGATCTTCAACTTAGAACGTGGACTTGGGCCCTGGAGCACAGCAGATGCCTCAGTCTGGAACCTCTCAG gtGTCAACAAAATGAGTAGCCTGGTTGAGGCTGGCCAGAAAAATGGAGGTAGACATTTCTGGCAAATTGAAATCAACAGCAATACTTCAAACGAAGAACTCGTTGAA GCGGAACTAAAGATTCATGAAGAAATCCACCGAGGGACAAAATCCTATGAATGTGAAGTATGTTTGGAAGCATTTTACCTGAAGTCACAGTATAGCACAAATCAGAGATATCACACATGTGAGAATCCGTATGAATGTAAGGAATGTAGACAAGCTTTCTACTCTAAGTCTACCTTCAGTCAATATCGGAGGCTCGAGAGAGGTGAGAAACCCCATGCGTGTATAGAATGTGGCAAAACCTTCTACTGCAAGTCACACCTCACTGTACATCAGAGAACTCACACAGGTGAGAAGCCTTACGAATGTAAAGAATGCAGCAAAGCATTCTACAGCAAGTCACAGCTCAATGTCCATCTGAGAATTCATACAGgggagaaaccttatgaatgcaaAGACTGCAGGAAAGCTTTCTACCGAAATTCTGACCTCACTGTACATCAGAGAACTCACACAGGtgagaagccctatgaatgtaaagTGTGCAGGAAAGCATTCTACTGCAACTCACAGCTCACTGTACATCACAGGACTCACACAGGcgagaagccctatgaatgtcAAGTATGCAATAAAGCATTCTACTGCAAGTCACAACTTGCTGTGCATCACAGGACTCACACAGGTGAGAAGCCTTATGAATGTAAAGAATGCAGGAAGGCATTCCAGTGCAGGTCGGACCTCACTCGACATCGGAGAACTCATACTGGTGAGAGACCATATGAATGTAACGAGTGCAGGAAAGCCTTCTATCGCAAGTCAGACCTCACTGTACATCAGAGGACTCACACAGGtgagaagccctatgaatgtaaagAATGCAGGAAAGCATTCTACTGCAACTCACAGCTCACTGTACATCAAAGACATCACACAGGtgagaagccctatgaatgtaaagACTGTGGGAAAGCCTTTCAGTGCAAATATGAACTCACTCGACATCAGAGAACACATACAGGTGAGAAGCCTTATGTATGTCTAGAATGCAAGAAAGCTTTCTACACCAAGTCAGATCTCACTCGACATCTGAAAACACATGCAGGTGACAAACCCTGA